In the Corallococcus soli genome, CCGCTCCAGCGCCTCGGGGTGGCGGGGCAGGGTGGCCAGCGCCGTCTGGAGGTGCGCGGCCGCGCGGCCCGGGTCGTTCAGGTGCGTCTGGTAGATGCCGCCCAGGGTCAGGTGGTGCTGCGCGAGCACGCGGGGGTCGCCGCCCTGCTGCACGCGCTGGCTGAGCATCACCGCCGCCTCGCCGTACTGCTGCGCTTCCAGCAGCAGCAGGCCGCGCGTCTCCAGCGCGTCGGGGAAGCCGGGGCGGGCCGCCAGGGCCTTCTCCAGCACCGCGAGCGCGCGGTCGCGGTCGCCCAGGGCCACGTTGTGCAGCCGGGCCGCGGTGACGTAGGCCGCCGCAGCGGCCTCCGCGTCCCGCTGCGCGAGCCGGGCCTCGGCGCGCCGCTCGTGCAGGGCCGCCAGGTCGGAGGAACCGCCGCGCTGCGCGAGCAGCTCCTCCAGGCCGGTGGCCGCGCCCGGGTGCAGCGGGTCGCGCTCCAGCGCCGCGCGGTAGAGGGCCGCGCCGCCGTCCGGATCATTCAGCTTCTGCACCGCGAGCTTCGCGGCGGCGACGAACCCCTCGATGGCGCCCTTGGCGTCCCGGCTCGCCCGGGCCTCGGTCTCCAGCATGGTGCGGGCGGTGGCGAAGTCGGAGCGGCGCAGGGCCACGCGGCGCGCGCCCTGGAGCGCGGGGAGGCACTGCGACTGCAGCTCCAGCGCCTGCAGGTAGAGGGCAGCGGCCTGCTCCAGGTCGCCTCCCTTGCCTTCGGCCAGCTCGGCCGCGCGCAGGAGCAGCTCCAGCGCCTCGGTGGGGTCTGTCGTCACGGCCAGCCGCATGCCGTACATGCGGGACAGGCCCGCGGTGTCGCCCGTCTGGCGCAGCGCGCGCTCCAGGCTGAAGGCGAGCCGCGCGTCGCTGGGGTCCTCGTCGAAGGCGCGCTGGTACACGTCCAGGGTGCGCTCGGTGGGCGGGCCCTTCTCCTGATCCGCGGCGGCCAGCAGGCGCAGGGCGCTGGACAGGCGCGGGTCCGTCACGCGGTCCGCGATGCGGCCTCGCAGCTCCGCGCGGCGGGGGCGGTCCGACACGCGGATGCGCTCCAGCAGGGTGAGGGCGGAGAAGTTGCCCGGCTCCAGGGCCAGCACGGACTCGCAGCACTGCGCCGCGCGGGACGGCTCCTGGAAGCGGTCCAGGTACAGCCGCGCGAGCTTCAGGTAGGCGGTGACCTTGGCGGACGGCGTCTGGCCCACCTGGGTCTCGCGGTCGAGGATGGCGACCAGCTCCTTCACGTTGTCCTGCGTGACGTACAGGCGCTCCAGCGCGCGCAGCGTTGCGGCGTGGCCCGGCGTCAGGCGCAGCACTTCCTGATAGCCGTCGATGGCCAGCTCCGGGCGGGCGAGCTGGTCCTCCCAGATGGCGGCGGCCTGGTAGAGCGCGTTGGCGCGCTCCAGCGGGTCGGTGCGGTTGGCGGCGTCCGCGCGCAGCACCTCCACCAGGTTCTCCCACGCGCCGTGGGCCCGGTGGATGCGGGCCAGGGCGCGCAGCGCCGGGAAGTAGCTGGGCGCCAGCATCAGCGCCTCCTGGTAGGACGCCAGCGCCTCGTTCTCCTGCTTCAGGCGGTGCTCGTACAGCTCGCCGATCTTGTAGATGAGCGCGGCGGCCTGGTCGGTGGAGGGGGAGATCTCCGCCTCCGCCCGGTACATGTCGATGAGCTTGTCCCAGCGGGCGTCCTGCGCGTACAGCCGGCCCAAGGCCTTGAGCGCGGGCAGGTACGAGGGCGACAGCGCGAGCACGCGCTCATAGGCGGTGATGGCGCCCACGCGGTCCTTCAGGTGCTCATCCAGGATCTCGGCGTTGCGGTGCAGGAGCGACAGCACCTGCTTGGTGTCGCCGGCGAACGACGCCTCCAGGTCGTTGGTCTCCAGCAGCTCGCGGTGGCGTCCGGCGCGCTCGTAGAGGCGGGCTAGGTTGCGCAGCGTGGGCAGGTGGTCCGACGCGAGATCGAGGATGCGCTTCATGCACTCGATGGCGTGGTCCAGGTCCCCCAGGCGGTCCTCGTAGATGACCGCCATCTTGTTGAGGGTGGTGATGAGCTGGTCGCGGTCGTTGGTCTGGAGCAGGTCCTGCTCGAACATCGACACGAGCTCGGCGAAGCGGCCCTGGCGCTCGTAGAGGCGGGTGAGGGCCTTCTGCGCGGGGAGGTAGCCGGGCTGGAGCTGGAGGCACGCGTTGTAGCGCGCGATGGCGTCCTCCTGGCGGCCCAGGCGCTCTTCCAGAATCTCCGCCGCCTTGTACATGCGCGCGGCCTTGCCCTTGGCGTCCTCGGCGGCGGTGACCTCCGCGTCGAAGACGGCGACGAGGCCTTCCCAGTTCTGCATCCGGTAGGACAGCTTGCCCAGGCCCGCGAGCGCGGCGGCGTGGCTGGGGATGCGGGCGAGGATGGCCTGGTAGCGGGCGGCGGCCTCCTGGTCGCGCTTGAGGTCGTCCTCGTACAGCGCGGCGAGGCGCAGGTTGATGGCGACCAGCTCGCTCTCGTCGTTGATGGAGCCCACCCACGCGAGCAGCACGTCGGCCAGCTCCTCGAAGCGCCCTTGCGTCTCGTAGATGCCGGCGAGCGCGGAGAGGACGAGCGGTTCGTGGGGGCTCACGCGGCGCGCGGCGAGCAGCGCGGACAGGGCGTCGTCCTTGCGGCCCAGGCGGTCGTGGACCTTGGCGATGTGGAGGTAGGCGGGAGCGCCCTGGGAGCCCTGGCCCTCGGCCTCGGCGAGGAGGGCGGCGAGCAGCTCGTCGGTGCGGCCCTCGCGCTCGGCGATGCGCTTGACGGCGGCCTGGAGCAGCGGGTCGGCGCGATCGAACGCGAACGCCTCGCGGAACACGACGGAGGCGGCGTCCTTGTTCTTGAGGCGTTCCTCCAGGAGCATGCCCGCGGCGGTGAGGTAGTGGGCGCGCAGGGCCGGCGGAACCACGGCGGCGGCGAGCAACTGGTAGATCTCCACCAGCGCGGCGGCGTCGTTGCGCGAGGCGTAGACGGACTCCAGCTGCGTGAGCAGGGTGATGTCGGTGGGCTTGCGGTCCAGGGCCTGGCGCAGGGCGTCCGCGGCGTCGTTGTCGCGGGACAGGCGCTCTTCGAGGATGGAGCCCTTCTCGAAGAGGAGGGAGGCCTGCTGGCGCGGGTCCTCGGAGGCGATGAGCTCCGCGTCGATGAGCTGGACGACCATCTGCCAGTTGCCCACGTCGGCGAAGAGGCGACGGGCGGCGCGGATGTTGGCCAGGAAGCGGGGCGCCAGCTTGTAGGCGTTCTGGAACGCGACGGCGGCGTTGCGAGGATTCTTGAGGGGCTCTTCCCAGAGCAGGCCCACTTCATGGAAGAGGAGGGCGGCCGTCTGGGGTTCGGTGGTGGCGAGCGCCTTGGCCTCGCGCTCCATGGAGGCGATGCGCTCGCGGGCATCGTCCTCGGCGCTGGCCTGGGGCGCGGCGGCGGGGAGGGTGGTCACGTTCTGGGCGAGTGCCTCGGTCGCGCCGGCCTTGTCGGGGGCTCCCGAAGGAGGCACCGGGGCGGGGGACGAAGGCCGCGTGACGTCATTGCGCTCGCTCATGGAAGCCGGCTCCAGACACAGAAGTTGTCGAGGGGAACTGAACGGGAGTTCGTACCACGCGCTCGGCCGGCCCCTCAACTTCCCGTCTTTCCTGACGATTTGAGTGCTGGAAGGCCGGGCGGACGGGCAGGCGGGCGGTGTCGGCGGGAGGTGCGCGGGGCGCTGGGACGCGCCGTGTTGCCCGGGGCGGGAGGGGCGTGGTTGGCTCCCTGCTCCCCGTGAGCCCGCCGCAGACCGATCCCCGGATTCCCGTCGCCGCGAAGAGCCGGCAGTCGCTGGAGCAGTTCATCGGGAGCTGCGAGGCGCTGGGGCGCTACCAGTCGCAGGACGTGCTGGTGGTGCGCAGCTACCAGGGGGACCTCCAGCTGTGGGTGAACCCGTCGTATCCGGACTACCGGAAGGCCTGGGTGAGCGCGTTCGGAGCGGCGCCGACGGGGTACGACGTGGACCACGTGTACTCGAAGGAGCGCGGCAAGCTGTACGGGTACGGCTACGTGCGGCTGGCGCTGGTGCACCAGAGTCCCAACCGGGGCAGCGGCACGTTCGAGAAGCTGATGGGCCGGGTGTTCGAGGAGAATGTGCGGCAGGGCCACGCGATGCAGACACCGGAGATCCGTTACGCGGACGCGGTGCAGGAGTTGAAGCTGCAGCACGTGTGGTTCACGCCGGGGAAGCTGTACGCGGAGAACAAGAAGCCGGGGCAGGCGATTCTTGGGGGCACGCGGTTGGCGGGGGGCCAGAAGCCCGCGAACACGCGGCTGCAACCGGAACTGCCGCTGTCCAGTCCGCGCAACGCGGCCGTCACGAAGCCTCTGGTGACACCGAAGGCCGTGAAGCCTCTGGTGCCGCAGCGTCCGCTCCAGGTGTCGGCGGTGACGATCCACCGGACGGGAGGCGAGTTCCGTGTCGTGACGGCGCCCAGGTCCTACGAGTGGAGCGGGGCGGTGGTGGAGTGGTTGATGAGCGCGTTGATCAGCGCAGTGAACCACAAGCGGACCCAGGAGGCCCTGGACAAGATCCTGGCCGGAGTGGAGCCGCACATCCCGAAAAACGGTGGCGTGCTGATCGCGACCGTGTACGAACAGCCGGGCAACGCGGCCCAGTACGGCTATTCGACGGAGCTGTTCATGTACGCGTACGTCATGGCGTACGGAGCGACAGCGCAGGAGGCGTATCAGCGCTACGAGGAGGAAACGTCGCGCCCGGGGTACGCAACGCTGTCACCAGCGGCCCGGAAGCCGTGGACGAAGGTCGAGCACCACGTTTGGGTTTGTGGCAAGGCGCTATAAGTAGTTAGTGCTGCTGCTCTAAATTGGTTTATTCTGCCGTGTAGGTCGATTCGAGTGCGCCACTATGACTCCACTTGCTCAACAGATCTACGATATTTTAAAACAACGAGTCCCGTGTGCTCCTGCGCAGGAGTTGATTACTTATCAGGAACTTGTTTTGAGTATTTTCACGCTGTACGGGCATAGGCTGAGTGTGCGATCTGTACGCTTGCATTCTGCGCTGGGGGAGATTGTTGATCATTGCCGTGCATTGCGAATTCCTGCGCTTGCAGCAATTGTTGTTCGTAAGGCGAGCTGGGTTCCGGGGCTTGGATACTATCCTCGCGCTTATCCCCAGATCCCCCCGGACGATTGGGTGCTTATGCTGCATGAGTGGAGCAGCGAAGCCCTTCAAGTTCGAAAAACTCAGTATCCATAGTCATTGACGGGCGGTTACGAGACACGCCTGCCTTTGGACAACAGCCGCAGCGAGGGCGCGTTAAGAAAAGCGGCCCTGGGCCGGAAGAACTTCCTCCTCGTCGGCCACGAAGCCGCAGGCGAAAGCCTTGCCGACCTCTACGCCCTCGTCGCCACCTGCGAGGCCAACGGCGTCAATCCCGAGGGCTACCTCGCCGACGTGCTCCTGCGCGTCCAGACGCACCCGAACGCGCGCATCGGCGAACTGCTACCGCACGAGTGGAAGCGTCTGCGCGCAGCCTACGCGTCCTGAAGCCTCCGGCTCCATCCATCGCGGCGCGTCACCGCACGCCTCCCGCCTGCCTTCTAGCGATCCGACACGTCGTTGGCCGGACGGCTACCTGGGCGTGATGGACATCTCCTGTGAACGCGTCATTGACCGTATGTCATGAGTGACACCGCTTCGGAAGTAGGGCGCGGGTCACTGCGAGCGACTGGTCGGGTCGCTCTCACCTCATTGGTGTCACCGCCTACTGCCTAGCTCAAGGCTTGCCTGGAGACGGTTGCTTGCGGCACTCTCCGTGAATCTAATGTCCACTGACGGGGGCTGCGCATGCAGGGAGCAGAGGTGTATGATATTCTTACTCGAAATCGAGTCACGCATCTGCATCATGCGAATACGGTCACGACGAGTTGCACGTTTCTTAGCGCGGGTGGTCTCGTTTCACGCGGGTCCGTAGAAAAGAATAAGCTTCTTCAAACCCCTCAATATTCAGATAGCCTCGACAAATTCCATCGGATTTGGGACGACATCTTCACTGATTCGGTCGACATCCACGCGAGGGCCAGCAATCGGAATCAGTATGGGCCAGTTCTGTTCTCGCAGAATATCTCCGTCCTCTTGTCGCTTCCTGTTGGGACCGAAGTAAATGTTACACGGAAGAATCCAACTAAATGGATTAATGGGGAGGCTGACGGCGATCGTTACTTCTTGACGCCGTGGGATCTATCGTTGGGGTTCTCCCTGGGGACGTTTGATCAAATGATCGTCCTTCGTACCCCAAATGGGTTCCTCCCTTTTGAGGAAAAGCATGTAGGTATTGTTCTTGATGACCCACGAGGTAAACTGCGAGACGGAAGTGACGCGTATACATCGGCAGAGGCAAAACTGCGGAGTGCGGCTAAGGTGCTTGGCATTAATGTGAGTATTCGCCCCCGCGTGTGCAAAACAACGTGCAAGTGTGTTGCAAAGTATGCTTCTGTCAATCCTCTTGACGGGTGGTTCTGAATTGCCATGTTTTTGAAGCAGCGAAAGGAAACGACTGACCCGCGTGTTCGCTCGCTTCTTCAGAAAGCGGCGCGTAGGGGTTTCTGTGAGATCACGGAGATGGCGGTCCATCGCCTTGATTCTTCAGGGGAGAGAACATGGCTTCGCTCGCGCGCCGTGGTGATTACTTTTGAGGAATGTTGGCCGCTGGCGGCATCTCTGTCTCTGAGTAAGGATAGTAATAGCAAGCTGCGTTCCCTTGTCGACGTCTGTCAATCTGCGAAGCAGAAGGATGCGGCGGGTCTTGGTGCTTTGGCCTTTGCGTATCACGAGGGCGATCGGTCAATGGTAGATGTCGTCCCTGATAGGAGGGCACTACGAATAGTGGCTGCTGCTCTGCAGCGCCCTGAGGCGTTCTTTGGGTGGGCAAGCCTAGCGTGTCAAAGTGAGCGCCAGCGTTCTGTTGTGGCGGCTGCTCAACGGTATTTGGCAGCAGCCACCTGGGCATGGGATAAGGCTTGCATTTTGGCTGGTGCGTTTCTCGCTGTGACTGGGGACGTGCCAGAACCTACTCCGGGGGGACAACTTACGAGCGATTTCCCATTTTGGGTGGCTCTTGACAAACATACGCCTCAGGGAAAGCCAGTTTTGAGTGAGGTTGCAGCTGAGCTTAAGGTGTCGTATCGACAAATTATATGGGCTGGCTTCTATTTTGAGAGTGCAGTTGTTAATAAGCTCTGCCTGTCGCTTTGGTGGGATGCGGAAAGGCTATGGCGCCTTCGCCGTGCAGGGCTGTCGGTTGAGGCAGGAGCCGTGCTCTGGGGGCGAGCTAGGCCGCTAGTGATGAAGCGCCTACTGAATGAAGCGTCGAGCCTTAGAGAGACAGTCATGAGCGGCTTTTCCATTCAGCATGATTTGCTGAGAGACGGCAGGCTTGAAGCAGACAGACGTTCTGTAAAGAAGGAGTAGAGTTTGTCTGAGGCGATGAGATTTTTGGGGCCGCCAGGGTAGAGCCGGTCTCGAAATTGAGCGAGCAGGTATGAGAGCGAAGGCCGGGCCGCTGATCGTAACCGTCCGGCCAACGACGTGCCGTGAGGGATTGCCGGGGGCGCTGGGCGCAACGGACGCTGGTGGGCATGCCGAAACAGGTGGAGAAGCCGGAGTGGGCCCGCGTCGCGGAAGCGTTCGAGGCCAGTGGGCAGACGCAGCGGGAGTTCGCGTTGGCGCGGGGCGTGAGGCTGAGCACGTTGCAGTCGTGGGTGTACCGCAGGCGGCGAGCTGAGCCGGCGGGAGCCGGCCGGTGCGACTGTTGCCGGTGCAGGTGGCGACGGCGCCCGCGGCGGCCGGGTCCGTGCTGGAAGTGGTGGCGGCAAGCGGAGCGCGGGTGCGATTCGCCGTCGGGACGGACGTGGCCTACGTCGCGCGTCTCGTCGCAGCGCTGGGACGGTGAGGCGGTGTTCACGCTTCCTGCGTCGGTGCGCGTGGTGCTGGCCATGGAGCCGGTGGACATGCGCAAGTCCATCGATGGGCTGATGGCCTTGGTGCGCACCGCGTGGGGCGAGGACGTCTATTCGGGGCACCTCTTCGCCTTCGTCTCCAGGCGGGGCGACCGCATCAAGGTGCTGATGTGGAGCCGGGGCGGCTTCGTGCTGCTGTACAAGCGGCTGGAGACGGGAAGATTCCGCCTGCCGCGCGTGGACGCGGAGGCGAAGGCGGTGACGCTGGACGCCACGCAGCTGGCGATGCTGCTGGACGGCATCGACGTGGC is a window encoding:
- a CDS encoding tetratricopeptide repeat protein, which gives rise to MSERNDVTRPSSPAPVPPSGAPDKAGATEALAQNVTTLPAAAPQASAEDDARERIASMEREAKALATTEPQTAALLFHEVGLLWEEPLKNPRNAAVAFQNAYKLAPRFLANIRAARRLFADVGNWQMVVQLIDAELIASEDPRQQASLLFEKGSILEERLSRDNDAADALRQALDRKPTDITLLTQLESVYASRNDAAALVEIYQLLAAAVVPPALRAHYLTAAGMLLEERLKNKDAASVVFREAFAFDRADPLLQAAVKRIAEREGRTDELLAALLAEAEGQGSQGAPAYLHIAKVHDRLGRKDDALSALLAARRVSPHEPLVLSALAGIYETQGRFEELADVLLAWVGSINDESELVAINLRLAALYEDDLKRDQEAAARYQAILARIPSHAAALAGLGKLSYRMQNWEGLVAVFDAEVTAAEDAKGKAARMYKAAEILEERLGRQEDAIARYNACLQLQPGYLPAQKALTRLYERQGRFAELVSMFEQDLLQTNDRDQLITTLNKMAVIYEDRLGDLDHAIECMKRILDLASDHLPTLRNLARLYERAGRHRELLETNDLEASFAGDTKQVLSLLHRNAEILDEHLKDRVGAITAYERVLALSPSYLPALKALGRLYAQDARWDKLIDMYRAEAEISPSTDQAAALIYKIGELYEHRLKQENEALASYQEALMLAPSYFPALRALARIHRAHGAWENLVEVLRADAANRTDPLERANALYQAAAIWEDQLARPELAIDGYQEVLRLTPGHAATLRALERLYVTQDNVKELVAILDRETQVGQTPSAKVTAYLKLARLYLDRFQEPSRAAQCCESVLALEPGNFSALTLLERIRVSDRPRRAELRGRIADRVTDPRLSSALRLLAAADQEKGPPTERTLDVYQRAFDEDPSDARLAFSLERALRQTGDTAGLSRMYGMRLAVTTDPTEALELLLRAAELAEGKGGDLEQAAALYLQALELQSQCLPALQGARRVALRRSDFATARTMLETEARASRDAKGAIEGFVAAAKLAVQKLNDPDGGAALYRAALERDPLHPGAATGLEELLAQRGGSSDLAALHERRAEARLAQRDAEAAAAAYVTAARLHNVALGDRDRALAVLEKALAARPGFPDALETRGLLLLEAQQYGEAAVMLSQRVQQGGDPRVLAQHHLTLGGIYQTHLNDPGRAAAHLQTALATLPRHPEALERLATVYAQGRNHSGAVDCLRRLLDQDLPTDARARFTVELARIHDEGLGDAASATALYRKALELTPGEPALVDRLVALYERARNLPELAQMLDAQAAATAASDVKRSASLRMRVASLYAGPLSEPARATAIYRQVVEQDPQNGQARAALAELYGRDTNSYPLAIEEHRQLLRQDPGRVDSLHALFKLWEAQKQQDKAFAISAVLTFMRATNEVEQSFYTEGRARQPQEPREGLSQTDVDTVLMHPAARGQMTELLRAVGDQLSKVYPPQFEMLGVNPKTDKLKPDSAVFKAVRVVAQNFGVEEFEVYLARRGLMQLETTEPLSLCVGQDVVRRFNAREQKFLIGKAVLGLLNKTAVLAKLSDGETSDLFGNAIRIHAPQFNGLGRRNDDTTKQLKKAFSRKSLKALEGPAQTLAEQPKLDVAPVVDALNFSADRAGLLVCGDPAVGLNMVLREDPNIATNRQEGTEPMLQAVRERADLRALLSWMLTDDFFRLRQRMGLSL
- the tnpB gene encoding IS66 family insertion sequence element accessory protein TnpB (TnpB, as the term is used for proteins encoded by IS66 family insertion elements, is considered an accessory protein, since TnpC, encoded by a neighboring gene, is a DDE family transposase.), with the protein product MFTLPASVRVVLAMEPVDMRKSIDGLMALVRTAWGEDVYSGHLFAFVSRRGDRIKVLMWSRGGFVLLYKRLETGRFRLPRVDAEAKAVTLDATQLAMLLDGIDVAQVKRQPAWAPPGRPGS